The following are encoded together in the Salvelinus fontinalis isolate EN_2023a chromosome 38, ASM2944872v1, whole genome shotgun sequence genome:
- the LOC129837939 gene encoding GA-binding protein subunit beta-1-like isoform X2: MSLVDLGKRLLEAARAGLDDDVRTLMVNGAPFTTDWLGTSPLHLAAQYGHHSTAEVLLRAGVSRDARTKVDRTPLHMAATEGHSNIVELLVSSGADINAKDMLKMTALHWAAQHGHREVAELLLKYGADVHSLSKFDKTPFDIAMDTSNTELMILLQDGMQNQVNMNPEPQFIISSAGVVNLSDLVNTTAKSGESVSTTSVLATLAALAEASGPMGKNAGKSEDAIAADSVDSAIQHVVGDGGQRVITIVTDQHGNLQPAGLGQQFFVTMQGQQMVAVPAGQITEEVVEQEPYPSPARKRRIEPAAILTRPKDKKAKSGDSSREQLQKQLQEANRKAQEYRTQLLQKEQEAEQYRLRLEEAIEQQQSNNTSSIAGSTSTGVQEVEEEVVQMEKQRETEEIVVEEDKVEGEEDVPFPEDTILVKVEEELDSGEGEQITVDDTEETEKASTKVTTTPKRGRGRGRGRGRRR, encoded by the exons ATGTCACTGGTGGACCTGGGGAAGCGGCTGCTGGAGGCTGCACGGGCAGGGCTGGATGATGATGTCAGGACCCTCATGGTCAATGGAGCTCCCTTCACCACTGATTGG CTGGGGACTTCCCCGCTCCATCTAGCTGCTCAGTACGGACACCACTCCACGGCTGAGGTGCTTCTCCGAGCAGGCGTTAGCAGGGATGCCCGGACCAAAGTGGACAGGACCCCACTCCACATGGCGGCCACGGAGGGCCACTCCAATATAGTGGAGCTGCTAGTCAGT AGCGGAGCGGACATCAACGCTAAGGACATGCTGAAGATGACAGCCCTGCATTGGGCGGCCCAGCACGGTCACAGAGAGGTGGCAGAGCTGCTGCTCAAATATGGAGCAGACGTTCACTCCCTCAGCAAGTTTGACAAGACGCCCTTTGACATCGCCATGGACACCAGCAACACTGAGCTCATGATACTGTTACAG GATGGCATGCAGAACCAAGTGAACATGAACCCAGAGCCCCAGTTCATCATCTCCTCTGCTGGGGTCGTGAACCTCTCTGACCTCGTCAACACCACCGCCAAGTCAG GAGAATCTGTCTCTACCACCTCAGTCCTGGCAACACTGGCAGCCCTGGCAGAAGCCTCAGGTCCCATGGGTAAAAATGCAG GCAAATCTGAGGATGCAATCGCTGCAGATTCTGTGGACTCGGCCATTCAGCATGTAGTGGGCGATGGAGGTCAGAGGGTCATCACCATAGTGACGGACCAACACGGAAACCTGCAGCCAGCGGGACTTGGGCAGCAGTTCTTTGTCACTATGCAGGGGCAGCAAA TGGTGGCAGTCCCGGCTGGTCAGATCACAGAGGAGGTGGTGGAACAGGAGCCTTACCCCTCTCCTGCACGCAAGAGGAGAATAGAGCCTGCAGCCATCCTAACCAGACCCAAAGACAAG AAAGCGAAGTCAGGGGACAGCAGTCGGGAGCAGCTCCAGAAGCAGCTGCAGGAGGCCAATCGGAAGGCCCAGGAGTACCGCACACAGCTCCTACAGAAGGAGCAGGAGGCTGAGCAGTACCGCCTCCGACTAGAGGAGGCCATAGAGCAACAACAGAGCAACAATACCAGTAGCATTGCTGGTTCTACCAGCACAGGTGTCCAGGAGGTAGAAGAGGAGGTGGTCCAAATGGAAAAACAACGCGAGACAGAGGAGATAGTTGTAGAGGAGGACAAagtggaaggggaggaggacgtCCCATTTCCGGAAGACACCATTCTGGTTAAAGTGGAGGAGGAGCTGGATtcaggggagggagaacagataACAGTGGATGATACCGAGGAAACGGAGAAGGCTTCAACTAAGGTCACAACGACCCCCAaacgggggagagggaggggacgaGGACGTGGAAGGAGGCGGTAG
- the LOC129837939 gene encoding GA-binding protein subunit beta-1-like isoform X1, with the protein MSLVDLGKRLLEAARAGLDDDVRTLMVNGAPFTTDWLGTSPLHLAAQYGHHSTAEVLLRAGVSRDARTKVDRTPLHMAATEGHSNIVELLVSQSGADINAKDMLKMTALHWAAQHGHREVAELLLKYGADVHSLSKFDKTPFDIAMDTSNTELMILLQDGMQNQVNMNPEPQFIISSAGVVNLSDLVNTTAKSGESVSTTSVLATLAALAEASGPMGKNAGKSEDAIAADSVDSAIQHVVGDGGQRVITIVTDQHGNLQPAGLGQQFFVTMQGQQMVAVPAGQITEEVVEQEPYPSPARKRRIEPAAILTRPKDKKAKSGDSSREQLQKQLQEANRKAQEYRTQLLQKEQEAEQYRLRLEEAIEQQQSNNTSSIAGSTSTGVQEVEEEVVQMEKQRETEEIVVEEDKVEGEEDVPFPEDTILVKVEEELDSGEGEQITVDDTEETEKASTKVTTTPKRGRGRGRGRGRRR; encoded by the exons ATGTCACTGGTGGACCTGGGGAAGCGGCTGCTGGAGGCTGCACGGGCAGGGCTGGATGATGATGTCAGGACCCTCATGGTCAATGGAGCTCCCTTCACCACTGATTGG CTGGGGACTTCCCCGCTCCATCTAGCTGCTCAGTACGGACACCACTCCACGGCTGAGGTGCTTCTCCGAGCAGGCGTTAGCAGGGATGCCCGGACCAAAGTGGACAGGACCCCACTCCACATGGCGGCCACGGAGGGCCACTCCAATATAGTGGAGCTGCTAGTCAGT CAGAGCGGAGCGGACATCAACGCTAAGGACATGCTGAAGATGACAGCCCTGCATTGGGCGGCCCAGCACGGTCACAGAGAGGTGGCAGAGCTGCTGCTCAAATATGGAGCAGACGTTCACTCCCTCAGCAAGTTTGACAAGACGCCCTTTGACATCGCCATGGACACCAGCAACACTGAGCTCATGATACTGTTACAG GATGGCATGCAGAACCAAGTGAACATGAACCCAGAGCCCCAGTTCATCATCTCCTCTGCTGGGGTCGTGAACCTCTCTGACCTCGTCAACACCACCGCCAAGTCAG GAGAATCTGTCTCTACCACCTCAGTCCTGGCAACACTGGCAGCCCTGGCAGAAGCCTCAGGTCCCATGGGTAAAAATGCAG GCAAATCTGAGGATGCAATCGCTGCAGATTCTGTGGACTCGGCCATTCAGCATGTAGTGGGCGATGGAGGTCAGAGGGTCATCACCATAGTGACGGACCAACACGGAAACCTGCAGCCAGCGGGACTTGGGCAGCAGTTCTTTGTCACTATGCAGGGGCAGCAAA TGGTGGCAGTCCCGGCTGGTCAGATCACAGAGGAGGTGGTGGAACAGGAGCCTTACCCCTCTCCTGCACGCAAGAGGAGAATAGAGCCTGCAGCCATCCTAACCAGACCCAAAGACAAG AAAGCGAAGTCAGGGGACAGCAGTCGGGAGCAGCTCCAGAAGCAGCTGCAGGAGGCCAATCGGAAGGCCCAGGAGTACCGCACACAGCTCCTACAGAAGGAGCAGGAGGCTGAGCAGTACCGCCTCCGACTAGAGGAGGCCATAGAGCAACAACAGAGCAACAATACCAGTAGCATTGCTGGTTCTACCAGCACAGGTGTCCAGGAGGTAGAAGAGGAGGTGGTCCAAATGGAAAAACAACGCGAGACAGAGGAGATAGTTGTAGAGGAGGACAAagtggaaggggaggaggacgtCCCATTTCCGGAAGACACCATTCTGGTTAAAGTGGAGGAGGAGCTGGATtcaggggagggagaacagataACAGTGGATGATACCGAGGAAACGGAGAAGGCTTCAACTAAGGTCACAACGACCCCCAaacgggggagagggaggggacgaGGACGTGGAAGGAGGCGGTAG